Genomic segment of Deltaproteobacteria bacterium GWC2_65_14:
CAAGTTTCCAACATCCCCCCCCGCCAATTGCTTGGTATCCTCCGTTCCCCTCGTGGTTCCTCTTACCCGAACACCCCGCTCTTCTTCAGTTCCTCGATGAGCCCCCGCATCGCCTTTCCGCGGTGGCTGGCCCGGTTCTTCTCCTCGAGGGTCAATTCCGCCATCGTCTTCGCGCTCCCCTCCACGCGGAACACGGGGTCGTAGCCGAACCCGCCGGTCCCCCGCGGGACGGGCACGATCTCCCCCTCGATCCGGCCTTCCGACTCCGCGACCACCCTCCCGGGGAGGACCGCGATCGCCACGCAGACGAACGCCGCCTTCCAGGGCCTCGGGTGCGGCTTCAGGTCGTCCAGGAGAAGGGCGGTGTTCTCCGGGTCGGTGGCCTTCGGCCCGGCGTACCGCGCCGACATCACCCCCGGACGTCCTCCCAGCGCCTCGACGGCCAAACCGGAGTCGTCCGCGACGCAGAGGACCTTCAGCGCCTGCGCGTGATACATCGCCTTGATCTTCGCGTTCTCCCGGAAGGTTTTTCCCTCCTCGCGGGGATCGCCGACGTTCGGCATGTCCGCCAGCGTGACTACCTCCACGTTCTTCAGCGCCCCCATCCCGAGCAGCGCCTTCATCTCCGCCACCTTCCCCCGATTCCGGGTCGCGATCAGAAGTTTCATCGCCCTCTCCCCATCCACTCCCTCTGGATCCTGAGGATCCGTTTTCCCGCGCGCACCGCCGCGTCGAGCATCCTGTCCAGCCGCTCCCGCGAGAACGGCTCCCCCTCGGCGGTCCCCTGGACCTCGATCAGCTTTCCGCTTCCGGTCATCACCACGTTCATGTCCACCTCGGCGGCCGAGTCCTCCGCGTAGTCGAGGTCGACCAGGATCCGGCCGCCCACCACCCCCACGCTCACCGCCGCCACCGGCTCCCGGACCGGGTTCCCGGAAATCACGCCGGATCCGGCCAGCCGGCCGCAGGCCTGCCAGAGGGAGATCCAGGCCCCGTTGACGGCGGCGGTCCGGGTCCCGCCGTCGGCCTGGAGGACGTCGCAGTCGACGGTGATCGTCCGCTCTCCGAGCCGGGAGAGGTCCACGACGGCCCGCAGCGACCTCCCGATCAGCCGCTGGATCTCCAGGGTCCGCCCCTGCACCTTGCCCGTGCGCCCCTCCCGCTGCGTCCGGGTGTTCGTCGCCCGGGGAAGCATCCCGTACTCGGCGGTCACCCAGCCCTTCCCGGAGCCGCGAAGGAACGGCGGAAGCCGGTCCTCCACCGACGCCGCGCAGACCACCTTCGTCTCCCCCATCCCGAAGAGGACCGACCCTTCCGCATCCTTCTGCACCGGGGAGACTACGGAGGTTTCCCGGATCTCGAACGCCTTCCGACCGCCTGCGCGCACCCTGTCTCCTCCCCGTCATGGCCCCGGCAACGCATGAGAGGGGCCGGACCGGTCCGGCACGGATCGTCCACGAGATAGAGTACCAAGGACTCCTGCCCCGGGAAACAGCGAAATCCCCTGCGTTCCGGGAAATCTGCTGGTATCCTCTTGACACTCTTTACGATTTGCCGCATCCAACAAAACGTACCCCGGCGATGGCCGATCCCGCCGGGGGGAAGTACAATTCTGCGCGACGGATGACCACGCCATGATCGTCGGAGTGCCGAAAGAGACCTTTCCCGGGGAACGGCGGGTGGCCCTGACCCCGCACGTCCTTCCCGCGCTCGCGAAAGCGGGGATTTCGGTCCTGCTGGAGCGGGGGGCCGGGGTCCGGGCAGGCTTCCCGGACGAGGAGTATTCCGGGAAGGGGGGAACCATCGCGAGCCGCCGGGAGGAGCTGTTCGGAACCGCCGACGCGATCCTCCAGGTCCTGGCGCTCGACGCGAACCGTCCCGCGGGCAGGGACGACCTCGACCGGATGCGCCCGGGGCAGATCCTCGTCGGGATGGCCGACCCCCTCTCCGCTCCCGAGGGGATCCGGGAAGCGGCGTCCCGGAACGTCTCGGTCTTCGCCCTCGAGCTGCTTCCCCGGATCTCCCGCGCGCAGTCGATGGACGTCCTCTCCTCGATGGCCACCGTCGCGGGCTACAAGGCGGTGTTGCTGGCCGCGGATGCGCTCCCCCGCTTCTTCCCCCTGCTCATGACCGCCGCGGGAACGGTCAGTCCCGCGCGGGTCCTCGTCCTGGGGGCGGGGGTGGCCGGCCTGACGGCGATCGCCACGGCGCGCAGGCTCGGCGCGCTGGTGGAGGCCTACGACGTCCGCCCCGCGGTGAAGGAGCAGGTGGAGAGCCTGGGCGCGAGATTTCTGGAGATTCCGCTTCCGCAGGGTGAGGCCGAGGACGCCGGAGGATACGCGAAGGAGGCCGGCGAGGAGTTCCTCCGGCGGCAGCGGGAGACGATGGCCGAGGCGGTATCCCGCAGCGACGTGGTGATCACCACCGCGCAGGTCCCCGGCCGGAAGGCCCCCCTCCTGGTCACCCGCCGGATGGCGGAGGCGATGGCTCCCGGCTCGGTGATCGTCGATCTGGCCTCCGAGCAGGGCGGGAACTGCGAGCTGACGCGCCCCGGGGAAATCGTGTCGGCCAACGGGGTGACCGTCCTGGGCCCGGTGAACCTCCCTTCGGAGCTCCCCTACCATGCCAGCCGGATGTATGCGAAAAACGTCTCCACCTTCCTCCTTCACCTTGTCCGGGACGGGAAGATCGTCCTCGACCTGACGGACGAGATCGTCCGGGGAACGCTGGCGGCGCACGGCGGAGAGGTGGTGCACCCTCGGGTCCGGGAGGCGCTGGGGCTGCCTCCGCTCGACTCCGCACCGGAAAGGACTCCGTGATGGAGGTGCTGATCGCAGGCCTGTCGGTGTTCGTGCTCGCCGTATTCGTCGGCTTCGAAGTAATCACCAAGGTCCCCCCGACGCTGCACACCCCGCTCATGTCGGGGTCGAACGCCATCTCCGGGATCACCCTGGTCGGGGCCATCCTCTCCGCGGGGCACCAGCACACCCTGCTCACGACGATCCTGGGGTTCGCCGCAGTGGTCTTCGCCACGATCAACGTCGTGGGAGGCTTCCTCGTCACCCACCGGATGCTCGGGATGTTCCGGAGGAAAGGGAAGGAGGAATAGGTGACCGGCGCGCTGACCAACCTCTCCTACCTCGCCGCCTCGGTCCTCTTCATCCTCGGCCTGAAGGGGCTCTCCCACCCCCGGACCGCCGTGCGGGGAAATCTGCTGGGGGCGCTCGGGATGCTGATCGCCGTGGCGGTCACCCTGCTGGACCGGCAAATCGTCGGCTTCGAGGTGATCCTCGCGGGCATCCTGGCCGGCTCCGCCGTCGGCGCCATCTTCGCCGTGAAGGTCTCGATGACGGCGATGCCGCAGATGGTCGCCATCTTCAACGGGTTCGGCGGCGCCGCCTCGGTCCTGGTGGCGGGGGCGAGCCTCCTGGAGACGGGCCGGGCCATGGGCGCGCCCTCCCCCGTCTTCTCCGTGGCGGTTGCGGCGACCGGAATCATCGGCTCCGTCACCTTCTTCGGATCGCTCGTGGCCTTCGGCAAGCTGCAGGGATGGATCCCGGAGCGGGCGATCCTCTTTCCCGGACAGCAGGCGGTCAACGCCGCGCTGGGCCTTGCCTGCCTCGCGCTGGGGGCCTGGCTCGTGCTGGATCCCGGGAATCCGGCCGCCTACCTGGCCCTTTCGGGGGCCGCCTCGGTGCTGGGAATCCTGCTCGTGCTTCCGATCGGGGGGGCGGACATGCCCGTGGTGATCGCCCTGCTGAACTCCTACTCCGGGCTCGCGGGGGCGGCCACCGGCTTCGTCCTTTCGAACCATGTCCTCATCATCGCCGGGTCGCTGGTCGGGGCTTCCGGGATCATCCTCACGCGGATCATGTGCCGTGCGATGAACCGCTCCCTGGGGAACGTGCTCTTCGGCATCGGGGGGACGATCGGGACGGGCCCCGCCCCGGGGGAGGAGATCTACGAGGGGCGGGTCAAGGCGGCGACCGCCGAGGAGGTGGCGATGGTGTTCGACGCGGCCCGCCGCGTGACCGTCGTGCCGGGCTACGGGATGGCGGTCTCCCAGGCGCAGCACGCCGTCCGGGACCTGGCGAACCTGCTGGCGTCGCGCGGGGTGGAGGTCGAGTTCGCGATCCACCCGGTCGCCGGGCGGATGCCGGGCCACATGAACGTCCTCCTCGCGGAGGCGAACATCCCCTACGACCGGCTCAAGGAGATGGAGGAGGCCAACCCCGGCTTTTCCCAGGCGGACGTCGCCCTGGTGATCGGGGCGAACGACGTGGTGAATCCGCTCGCCCGGACCGACCCGGAGAGCCCGATCGCCGGCATGCCGATCCTGGACGTGGACAAGGCGAGGACGGTAGTGGTCGTCAAGCGCTCCCTCTCCCCCGGGTTCGCCGGGATTCCGAACCCGCTCTTCGCGGCCGACAACACCCTCATGTTTTTCGGGGACGCCAAAAAGGCGATCCTCGACCTGATCGCCGCGCTGAAAGGCAGCTGAGCGGCCGGCTCTCATCCTTCCCGTTCCCCCCGCCTTGATCGGAGTCTACCGAATTTTCTATAATATAGATGTTGGTCCAGGCCCGGCAAATCCAACCAACCGGATCCGATTTCCGAAAGAGAAAGGAGGATTCCCCATGAAATGGGACAGCGTTGCCGGCAACTGGAAGCAGTACAAGGCGAAAATCAGGGAAAAATGGAGTTTTCTGACCGACGAGGAGCTCGACGAGGTCGGGGGGAAGCGCGACCGGTTTGTGGAGATGGTCGAACGGAAATACGGCCTCACCAGGGACCGGGTCGAGCAGGCGATCGAGGAATTCCTGAAGGAGCTCGACAAGGCGGCCTGACCCGCCACCGGCGGCGGGGCTTTGGCCAGGGTTCACGGGAAACAAGGCCTCGGGAAAACCCTTCCCGGGGCCGGTTTCGTTTATGTATTGCGGTGAGCCGAAATCCGGGGAAGGACGATCCGGTCGAGCCCCATCTCCTCCTCCTCCCGGTGCATGACCGTCGCCCCGGTCCGGGCGATCCCCAGGATCCCGAACTCCTGGAACAGCGCGATGGCGCTCTCGATGTTGTCCTGCTTCCCCGTGATCTCGACGATGATGTGGCCGGGGGCGACGTAGATCACCTTCCCCCCGAAGATCTGCGCGGTGGCCGTGACGTGCACCCGGTCTGCGGGCCTGGCCTTGACCTTCAGCAGCACCAGCTCGCGGTTGACCACGTTCGCGTGGGTGACATCCTCGACCTGCGGGATCTCCGTGATCTTCTCGACCTGCCGGACGATCTGTTCGATCTTCCCCTCCTCCTCGTGGGAGAAGGAGATCGTCATCCGGGTGACCCCATCGACGTGGGTGTGGCCGACCGTGATCGTCTCGACGTTGTACCGCTTCTTCCGGACCAGGGAGAGCAGCTTGTACAGGACGCCCGGCCGGTTGTGGGCGAAGGCCAGGATCGTGTTCCGCTTTTTCCGCTTCATGGGGTGATCCTCATGTCGGAGAACCGGGCCCCCGACGGGATCATCGGAAGGATCATCTCCTCGGTGTCGGTCAGGACCTCGACCAGGTAGGCTCCCTTGTGCTTCATCGCGCGCCGGAGGGCAGGCATGAGCTCCTTCCGTTTCGCGACCCGCTCCCCGGCGATCCCGTAGGCCCGGGCCAGGGCGATGAAGTCGGGATTCTTCACCGGGGTGCCGACGAAGCGGCTCCCGTGGAAGAGGTCCTGCCACTGCCGGACCATCCCGAGGAAGTTGTTGTTCAGCAGCAGGATCTTGATGTCGAGTTTCTGCTCCATGATCGTCCCCAGCTCCTGGATGTTCATCTGGATGGAGCCGTCCCCGACGATCACCCACGCCCGCTCCCGCGGGCGGGTGAGCTTCACCCCCATCGCCGCCGGGAGGGAAAACCCCATCGACCCCAGGCCGCCGGAACAGAACCAGCTGTTGAACCGCCGGAACCGGTAGTAGCGCGCCGCGAACATCTGGTGCTGCCCGACATCGGCGATCACGTTGTCCTTCCCCCCGGTCATCTCCGACAGGGTCCGGACAACCTTCCCCATGAGGAGCTTTCCGCCGTTCCCCACGCCGTTCCCCCGGTTCACGGGGTCCACCTCGTCCCAATGCCGACGGTTCGCGGCGGCGTACCGGTACCACTCCGTGTACGGCTTTTTCTCCACCACCTTCGCCATCTCCGCGACGGCCCCCTTCAGGTCGGCGTGGATGGCGACGTCCGCCCGCACGTTCTTGTGGATCTCGGAGGGGTCGTGCTCCACGTGGATCACCTTCTTGTTCTTGGCATACTCGTCGAGCTTCCCGGTGACCCGGTCGTCGAACCGCATCCCCAGCGCGACGATCAGGTCGGCCTGCTCGATCGCCCGGTTCGCCTCCACCGTCCCGTGCATCCCCATCATCCCCAGGCACTGGGGATGATCCGCCGGGATCGCGCTGATCCCGTGCAGCGTGAAGGAAAACGGCATGTTCGACCGCTCCAGGAACCGAACGACCTCGCCCTGCGAGCCGGACTGGATCACGCCGTGCCCCACGAAGACGACCGGGCGCTCCGCGGAGGCCACCAGCCTTCGGACCTGCTCCAGATGCTCCTTCCCGATGCCTTGAGGCTTCGGAACGGGATAGCGGATCGTCCTGTCGAACCGGCCGTCCGGGATCACGGCGTTGGCGACATCCTTGGGGAGGTCGATGTGGACCGGCCCCTTCCGGCCCGTGTTCGCCAGGTAGAAGGCCTCCCGCACCACCCGGGGGATCTCGTACGGGTCGTCCAGGAGGTAGGCCTGCTTGACGACCGGGACCAGCATCCCGACGATGTCGCTCTCCTGGAAGGCGTCGGTCCCGATCACGGAGGTGGCGACCTGGCCCGTGATCGCGACGATCGGAATCGAATCGAGGTGGGCGTCGGCGATC
This window contains:
- a CDS encoding non-canonical purine NTP pyrophosphatase, RdgB/HAM1 family, with amino-acid sequence MKLLIATRNRGKVAEMKALLGMGALKNVEVVTLADMPNVGDPREEGKTFRENAKIKAMYHAQALKVLCVADDSGLAVEALGGRPGVMSARYAGPKATDPENTALLLDDLKPHPRPWKAAFVCVAIAVLPGRVVAESEGRIEGEIVPVPRGTGGFGYDPVFRVEGSAKTMAELTLEEKNRASHRGKAMRGLIEELKKSGVFG
- a CDS encoding ribonuclease PH; its protein translation is MRAGGRKAFEIRETSVVSPVQKDAEGSVLFGMGETKVVCAASVEDRLPPFLRGSGKGWVTAEYGMLPRATNTRTQREGRTGKVQGRTLEIQRLIGRSLRAVVDLSRLGERTITVDCDVLQADGGTRTAAVNGAWISLWQACGRLAGSGVISGNPVREPVAAVSVGVVGGRILVDLDYAEDSAAEVDMNVVMTGSGKLIEVQGTAEGEPFSRERLDRMLDAAVRAGKRILRIQREWMGRGR
- a CDS encoding NAD(P) transhydrogenase subunit alpha; the protein is MIVGVPKETFPGERRVALTPHVLPALAKAGISVLLERGAGVRAGFPDEEYSGKGGTIASRREELFGTADAILQVLALDANRPAGRDDLDRMRPGQILVGMADPLSAPEGIREAASRNVSVFALELLPRISRAQSMDVLSSMATVAGYKAVLLAADALPRFFPLLMTAAGTVSPARVLVLGAGVAGLTAIATARRLGALVEAYDVRPAVKEQVESLGARFLEIPLPQGEAEDAGGYAKEAGEEFLRRQRETMAEAVSRSDVVITTAQVPGRKAPLLVTRRMAEAMAPGSVIVDLASEQGGNCELTRPGEIVSANGVTVLGPVNLPSELPYHASRMYAKNVSTFLLHLVRDGKIVLDLTDEIVRGTLAAHGGEVVHPRVREALGLPPLDSAPERTP
- a CDS encoding NAD(P) transhydrogenase subunit alpha codes for the protein MEVLIAGLSVFVLAVFVGFEVITKVPPTLHTPLMSGSNAISGITLVGAILSAGHQHTLLTTILGFAAVVFATINVVGGFLVTHRMLGMFRRKGKEE
- a CDS encoding NAD synthetase, translating into MTGALTNLSYLAASVLFILGLKGLSHPRTAVRGNLLGALGMLIAVAVTLLDRQIVGFEVILAGILAGSAVGAIFAVKVSMTAMPQMVAIFNGFGGAASVLVAGASLLETGRAMGAPSPVFSVAVAATGIIGSVTFFGSLVAFGKLQGWIPERAILFPGQQAVNAALGLACLALGAWLVLDPGNPAAYLALSGAASVLGILLVLPIGGADMPVVIALLNSYSGLAGAATGFVLSNHVLIIAGSLVGASGIILTRIMCRAMNRSLGNVLFGIGGTIGTGPAPGEEIYEGRVKAATAEEVAMVFDAARRVTVVPGYGMAVSQAQHAVRDLANLLASRGVEVEFAIHPVAGRMPGHMNVLLAEANIPYDRLKEMEEANPGFSQADVALVIGANDVVNPLARTDPESPIAGMPILDVDKARTVVVVKRSLSPGFAGIPNPLFAADNTLMFFGDAKKAILDLIAALKGS
- a CDS encoding acetolactate synthase small subunit; the encoded protein is MKRKKRNTILAFAHNRPGVLYKLLSLVRKKRYNVETITVGHTHVDGVTRMTISFSHEEEGKIEQIVRQVEKITEIPQVEDVTHANVVNRELVLLKVKARPADRVHVTATAQIFGGKVIYVAPGHIIVEITGKQDNIESAIALFQEFGILGIARTGATVMHREEEEMGLDRIVLPRISAHRNT
- a CDS encoding acetolactate synthase, large subunit, biosynthetic type encodes the protein MAGRKREISGAELFCRCLVEEGVTTLFGYTGGAIMPVYDQFPKFPSLRHVMVRHEQAAAFAAQGMARATGKVGVCIATSGPGATNLMTGIADAHLDSIPIVAITGQVATSVIGTDAFQESDIVGMLVPVVKQAYLLDDPYEIPRVVREAFYLANTGRKGPVHIDLPKDVANAVIPDGRFDRTIRYPVPKPQGIGKEHLEQVRRLVASAERPVVFVGHGVIQSGSQGEVVRFLERSNMPFSFTLHGISAIPADHPQCLGMMGMHGTVEANRAIEQADLIVALGMRFDDRVTGKLDEYAKNKKVIHVEHDPSEIHKNVRADVAIHADLKGAVAEMAKVVEKKPYTEWYRYAAANRRHWDEVDPVNRGNGVGNGGKLLMGKVVRTLSEMTGGKDNVIADVGQHQMFAARYYRFRRFNSWFCSGGLGSMGFSLPAAMGVKLTRPRERAWVIVGDGSIQMNIQELGTIMEQKLDIKILLLNNNFLGMVRQWQDLFHGSRFVGTPVKNPDFIALARAYGIAGERVAKRKELMPALRRAMKHKGAYLVEVLTDTEEMILPMIPSGARFSDMRITP